The Natranaerobius trueperi genome window below encodes:
- the rpoC gene encoding DNA-directed RNA polymerase subunit beta', giving the protein MIDVNSFNALKIGLASPEQIRSWSKGEVKKPETINYRTLKPEKEGLFCEKIFGPQKDWECHCGKYKRVRYKGIVCDRCGVEVTQSKVRRERMGHIELAAPVSHIWYFKGIPSRLGLLLNMSPRALEKVLYFASYVVIDPGETALTKKQLLTETEYREYYEKYQTQFKKGTGFKALMGAEAIKELLREIDLEKLASELRTDLKTAKGQKKVRTVRRLEVAESFRNSNNKPEWMIMDVIPIIPPDLRPMVQLDGGRFATSDLNDLYRRVINRNNRLKRLLNLGAPDIIVRNEKRMLQEAVDALIDNGRRGRAVTGPGNRPLKSLSDMLKGKQGRFRQNLLGKRVDYSGRSVIVVGPELKIYQCGLPKEMALELFKPFVMKRLVEKETAHNIKSAKRMVEKIRPEVWDVLEEVIKEHPVLLNRAPTLHRLGIQAFEPVLIEGRAIQIHPLVCPAYNADFDGDQMAVHVPLSAEAQAEARILMLASQNILNPKDGSPVATPTQDMVLGSYYLTLEKENQETRDYYFTGPDEAIMAYQSKDIGLHTLVAVDIRKYKGKNFDLPENNKPSNSHLLITTVGKIIFNQIFPEEFPFVNGAEPGLTEKDWLLPGEQLSEKLKERGIKEAVQKGSLGDLVGHCYSKYGSTRTAEILDAMKEYGYYYSTKAGVTIGVDDVVVPEEKKNIIESAEGEVEKVEKQFRRGLITDQERYNRVIETWNDAKDQVTDTVMGSLETFNPIYMMATSGARGNVSQITQLAGMRGLMADPTGRIIDLPIKANFREGLTVLEYFISTHGARKGLADTALKTADSGYLTRRLVDVSQDVIVREEDCGDVQGVEVEDIRNGNEIIEGIYDRIIGRFSAEDVKDPETGEIIVGEKEYITEDIADKILATGRTSIHIRSVLTCRTKHGVCVKCYGRDLATGGIANVGESVGIIAAQSIGEPGTQLTMRTFHTGGVAGDDITQGLPRIEELFEARKPKGLAVITEIAGAVSLKTENNKRKAIVTPEKGEEKIYNIPYGARLKIKDGDEVKAGEELTEGSINPHELLKVKGARGVQLYILQEVQKVYRMQGVDISDKHVEVIIRQMLKKVKIEEAGDTDMLPGSYVDFYEFEKINEQVKTEGGEPAKGKSLLLGITKASLATDSFLSAASFQETTRVLTEAAIKGKVDPLIGLKENVIIGKLVPAGTGTPKYQQVQSKISNGLEEFTNTENEQIEKDDEITVDTTE; this is encoded by the coding sequence TTGATAGATGTTAATAGTTTCAATGCTTTAAAAATAGGTTTAGCTTCACCTGAACAAATTAGATCTTGGTCTAAGGGTGAAGTTAAAAAACCTGAGACGATTAATTACAGAACGTTAAAACCTGAAAAAGAAGGGTTATTTTGTGAAAAAATCTTTGGACCGCAAAAAGATTGGGAGTGTCATTGCGGTAAGTACAAACGTGTAAGGTATAAAGGGATTGTATGTGATCGATGTGGAGTTGAAGTGACTCAGTCTAAAGTTCGAAGAGAAAGGATGGGGCACATTGAATTAGCTGCCCCGGTCAGTCATATTTGGTATTTTAAAGGGATACCAAGTAGATTAGGGTTATTACTGAATATGTCTCCTCGTGCATTAGAAAAGGTGCTATATTTTGCTTCATATGTGGTAATAGATCCAGGCGAGACAGCTCTTACTAAAAAACAGCTACTAACTGAAACAGAATATCGGGAGTACTATGAAAAGTATCAAACTCAATTTAAAAAAGGCACAGGATTCAAAGCGTTAATGGGTGCAGAGGCAATCAAAGAGCTCCTGAGAGAAATAGACTTAGAAAAACTTGCATCAGAATTAAGAACGGATTTAAAAACAGCAAAAGGCCAGAAGAAAGTTAGAACGGTAAGGCGATTAGAAGTTGCTGAGTCTTTTAGAAACTCAAATAACAAACCTGAGTGGATGATAATGGATGTTATACCTATTATCCCACCTGATCTTCGCCCTATGGTTCAACTAGATGGAGGCAGGTTTGCTACCTCAGATCTTAACGATTTATACAGACGTGTTATCAATCGAAACAACAGATTAAAAAGACTACTTAACCTAGGTGCACCTGATATTATCGTACGTAATGAAAAACGCATGTTACAGGAAGCGGTTGATGCACTAATTGATAACGGACGAAGAGGTAGAGCTGTAACAGGCCCTGGTAATCGACCCTTGAAATCATTAAGTGATATGCTAAAAGGAAAGCAAGGTAGGTTCCGTCAAAACTTATTGGGTAAACGTGTTGATTATTCAGGACGGTCAGTGATCGTTGTAGGTCCTGAATTAAAAATATATCAATGTGGGCTTCCTAAAGAAATGGCCCTTGAGTTGTTTAAACCGTTTGTCATGAAACGACTAGTAGAAAAAGAAACTGCTCACAATATTAAAAGTGCTAAACGAATGGTAGAAAAAATACGACCAGAAGTTTGGGATGTTTTAGAAGAAGTTATTAAGGAACACCCAGTACTTTTAAACAGAGCTCCAACACTGCATCGACTTGGTATTCAAGCTTTCGAACCAGTATTAATCGAAGGAAGAGCTATACAAATTCACCCATTAGTATGTCCGGCATACAACGCAGACTTTGATGGTGACCAAATGGCAGTCCATGTTCCACTATCAGCTGAAGCACAAGCAGAAGCTAGAATATTAATGCTAGCAAGCCAAAACATCTTGAACCCAAAAGATGGAAGCCCTGTAGCAACACCAACTCAGGACATGGTACTAGGAAGTTATTACTTGACACTAGAAAAGGAAAATCAGGAAACAAGAGATTATTACTTTACAGGCCCAGATGAAGCTATAATGGCTTATCAATCAAAAGATATTGGATTACACACTCTAGTAGCTGTTGATATTAGAAAATATAAGGGTAAAAACTTTGACCTGCCTGAAAACAACAAACCATCAAATAGTCATTTATTAATTACAACTGTAGGTAAGATAATATTTAATCAAATTTTCCCTGAAGAATTTCCATTTGTAAATGGTGCTGAACCGGGATTAACTGAAAAAGATTGGTTACTGCCTGGTGAGCAGTTATCAGAAAAATTAAAAGAACGGGGTATCAAAGAGGCAGTACAAAAAGGTTCACTAGGAGATCTTGTTGGACATTGCTACAGCAAATACGGAAGTACTAGAACTGCTGAAATCCTAGATGCAATGAAAGAATACGGTTATTACTACTCAACAAAAGCAGGAGTAACAATTGGTGTAGATGATGTTGTTGTCCCTGAGGAAAAGAAAAATATTATCGAGTCTGCTGAAGGTGAAGTAGAAAAAGTAGAAAAACAGTTCCGTAGAGGTTTGATTACAGATCAAGAAAGATACAATCGTGTTATTGAAACGTGGAACGATGCAAAAGATCAAGTAACAGATACTGTTATGGGCAGCCTTGAAACATTTAACCCGATATATATGATGGCTACATCAGGAGCTCGTGGTAATGTTTCTCAGATTACTCAGCTTGCCGGTATGAGAGGGTTGATGGCTGATCCAACTGGTCGAATCATTGACCTACCGATCAAAGCGAACTTCCGTGAAGGACTGACAGTTTTAGAATACTTTATTTCAACACATGGTGCCCGAAAAGGGTTAGCTGACACCGCTCTTAAAACAGCAGATTCAGGTTACTTGACTAGAAGATTAGTTGATGTAAGTCAAGATGTGATCGTTAGAGAAGAAGATTGCGGAGATGTTCAAGGTGTTGAAGTAGAGGATATTAGAAATGGAAACGAAATCATAGAAGGAATATATGACCGAATTATAGGTAGATTTTCAGCAGAAGACGTTAAAGATCCTGAAACAGGCGAAATTATAGTTGGTGAAAAAGAATACATCACAGAGGATATCGCAGACAAAATTTTAGCAACGGGAAGAACAAGCATACACATACGATCAGTTCTAACCTGTAGAACTAAACACGGTGTATGTGTGAAATGCTACGGTAGAGATCTAGCAACAGGTGGCATTGCAAACGTTGGAGAGTCTGTTGGTATCATTGCAGCACAATCTATAGGTGAACCAGGTACTCAACTGACAATGCGTACTTTCCATACAGGTGGAGTTGCTGGGGATGATATTACACAAGGTTTACCAAGGATTGAAGAGCTATTTGAGGCGCGAAAACCAAAAGGTTTAGCTGTAATAACAGAAATAGCTGGAGCAGTTAGTCTGAAAACTGAAAACAACAAACGTAAGGCGATAGTTACTCCTGAAAAAGGAGAAGAAAAAATCTATAATATTCCTTACGGTGCTAGATTAAAAATAAAAGACGGTGATGAAGTAAAAGCAGGCGAGGAGTTAACAGAAGGTTCTATTAACCCTCATGAACTATTGAAAGTTAAAGGTGCTCGTGGTGTTCAACTATATATCTTACAAGAGGTTCAAAAAGTATATAGAATGCAAGGTGTTGATATCAGTGATAAGCACGTTGAAGTAATCATTAGACAGATGTTAAAAAAGGTTAAAATTGAGGAAGCTGGAGACACTGATATGTTACCGGGTAGTTATGTGGACTTTTATGAATTTGAAAAGATAAATGAACAAGTTAAAACTGAGGGTGGCGAACCTGCTAAAGGAAAATCTTTATTACTTGGAATTACTAAGGCTTCGCTTGCTACTGATAGCTTTTTATCAGCAGCATCATTCCAAGAAACAACTAGAGTGCTTACAGAGGCAGCGATAAAAGGTAAGGTTGACCCACTCATAGGTTTAAAAGAGAATGTTATTATTGGTAAATTAGTACCAGCTGGAACTGGTACACCAAAGTATCAACAGGTTCAATCTAAAATAAGTAATGGTTTAGAAGAATTCACGAATACAGAAAATGAACAAATCGAAAAAGATGATGAGATAACAGTTGACACAACTGAGTAA
- the rpoB gene encoding DNA-directed RNA polymerase subunit beta encodes MAKPASELIEQRRSFSKLDEVYELPDLVEIQKRSYQWFLEEGLHEMFDDISPIEDFTGGLVLEFVDYSLGEPKYSVEECKERDVTYSVPLKVKVRLVNQETGEVKEQEVFMGDFPLMTENGTFIINGAERVIVSQLVRSPGTYFNSAIDTNGNTLYSGTIIPNRGAWLEFEMNAQNVISVRVDRTRKLPVTVLIRALGYGTDDDIFQLFGEDPRIRATLEKDHTDSYESGILEIYKKLRPGEPLNTENAKSLFESLFFDPKRYDLAKVGRYKINQKLELSDRLQGQKVNETITDEETGEVLVDEGQVLEREDIERLQEAGIKRVRIALEDENREGVVLSNGKIDNNVKNLSRDDIIASIGYMLNLIDGLGYVDDIDHLGNRRIRCVGELLQNQFRIGLSRMERVVRERMTIQDVESITPSALINIRPVIASIKEFFGSSQLSQFMDQTNPLAELTHKRRLSALGPGGLSREREGFEVRDVHHSHYGRMCPIETPEGPNIGLINSLSTYGRVNEFGFIETPYRRVDKKTNKVTEDIEYLTGHEEDKYVIAQANTPLNEEGEFATDRITARLRHETVITTPDKIDYMDVSPKQLVSVATAQIPFLENDDANRALMGSNMQRQAVPLLKSDSPLVGTGIEYRTAYDSGAVVKSKADGIVEKVQSNEIWIKRHDNGKGRKINGRTGEVFEGEIGEVKTGYDIYTLQKFQRSNQGTCMNQVPLVRKGIEVKTGDVLADGPSTENGEIALGRNVLAAFMPWEGYNYEDAILISEKLVKDDTFTSIHIEEYEAEARDAKLGPEEITRDIPNVGEDALKNLDERGIIRVGAEVKSGDILVGKVTPKGETELTAEERLLRAIFGEKAREVRDTSLKVPHGEKGIVVDVKVFNREDGDELPPGVNQLVRVYIAQKRKISEGDKMAGRHGNKGVIAKILPEEDMPFLPDGTPLEIVLSPLGVPSRMNLGQVLEVHLGWAAKALGIKMATPVFDGANEEEIRSVLKEAGFSANGKTTLVDGRTGEPFDNEVTVGYMYMLKLAHLVDDKIHARSTGPYSLVTQQPLGGKAQFGGQRFGEMEVWALEAYGAAYSLQELLTVKSDDVSGRVKTYESIVKGENVPEPGIPESFKVLIKELQSLGMDVRVLNEEEGLVSVKDGEGNEEVVSVDELNLDLKDVTEDVDE; translated from the coding sequence ATGGCAAAACCTGCATCTGAACTTATTGAGCAGCGTAGAAGTTTTTCAAAGCTTGATGAAGTTTATGAGTTGCCTGATCTTGTTGAAATCCAAAAACGTTCTTACCAGTGGTTTCTTGAAGAAGGTCTTCATGAGATGTTTGATGACATCTCACCAATTGAAGATTTTACAGGTGGCTTGGTATTAGAATTTGTGGATTATTCATTAGGAGAACCTAAGTACTCCGTTGAAGAGTGTAAAGAAAGAGATGTTACGTACTCTGTTCCATTGAAAGTGAAAGTTCGTTTAGTAAACCAGGAAACTGGTGAAGTTAAAGAACAGGAAGTTTTCATGGGTGATTTTCCATTAATGACTGAAAATGGAACATTTATAATTAATGGTGCTGAACGAGTCATTGTATCACAGTTGGTTCGTTCCCCCGGTACGTATTTCAATAGTGCGATTGATACTAATGGAAACACCTTGTATTCAGGAACTATTATACCTAATAGAGGTGCTTGGTTAGAATTTGAAATGAATGCACAAAATGTCATTTCAGTAAGAGTTGACAGGACTAGAAAGCTTCCTGTTACAGTACTTATCAGAGCCTTAGGATATGGTACAGATGATGACATTTTCCAACTTTTTGGAGAAGACCCACGAATAAGAGCAACATTAGAGAAAGATCATACAGATTCCTATGAGTCAGGGATTTTAGAAATATATAAAAAACTACGGCCAGGAGAACCTTTAAATACTGAAAATGCAAAAAGTCTTTTCGAATCATTATTCTTTGATCCTAAGAGATATGACTTGGCAAAGGTAGGCCGTTATAAAATTAATCAAAAACTTGAATTATCTGATCGTTTACAAGGACAAAAAGTCAATGAAACAATAACTGATGAAGAAACAGGCGAAGTTCTAGTAGACGAGGGCCAAGTATTAGAAAGAGAAGACATCGAAAGATTACAAGAAGCAGGGATTAAACGTGTTAGAATTGCGCTAGAGGATGAAAATCGTGAAGGCGTTGTTCTTTCAAACGGTAAGATAGATAATAATGTAAAAAATCTCTCTAGAGATGATATTATAGCTTCTATCGGATATATGTTAAATTTAATTGATGGTTTAGGTTATGTAGATGATATTGATCACTTAGGAAACAGAAGGATCCGTTGTGTTGGAGAATTGCTACAAAACCAGTTTAGAATAGGACTTTCTCGTATGGAAAGAGTAGTTAGAGAAAGAATGACAATTCAAGATGTTGAGAGTATAACTCCTTCTGCATTGATCAATATTAGACCTGTTATTGCATCAATTAAAGAATTTTTTGGAAGCAGTCAATTGTCACAATTTATGGATCAAACAAATCCATTAGCTGAATTAACTCATAAAAGGCGGTTAAGTGCCCTTGGACCAGGCGGTTTAAGTAGGGAAAGAGAAGGATTTGAAGTGCGTGACGTTCACCACTCTCACTATGGACGTATGTGTCCGATTGAGACACCTGAAGGGCCGAATATCGGGTTAATAAACTCTTTATCAACTTATGGTCGAGTAAATGAATTTGGTTTTATTGAAACACCTTATCGTAGAGTTGATAAAAAGACTAATAAAGTAACTGAGGACATTGAATATCTTACAGGGCATGAAGAAGATAAATATGTTATAGCTCAGGCAAACACTCCTTTAAATGAAGAGGGTGAATTTGCGACAGATCGTATCACAGCAAGACTTCGTCATGAGACTGTAATAACGACTCCAGATAAGATAGATTATATGGACGTATCACCTAAACAACTTGTAAGTGTTGCTACAGCTCAGATACCGTTCTTAGAAAATGATGACGCTAACAGAGCTTTAATGGGTAGTAACATGCAGCGACAAGCAGTTCCGTTACTTAAGAGTGATTCTCCACTTGTGGGGACTGGTATTGAATATAGAACCGCCTATGATTCAGGAGCAGTGGTTAAAAGTAAGGCTGATGGTATTGTTGAAAAAGTTCAGTCAAACGAAATTTGGATAAAAAGACATGATAATGGTAAAGGGCGTAAAATTAATGGTCGTACAGGAGAAGTTTTTGAAGGTGAAATCGGAGAAGTAAAAACTGGTTACGATATTTACACTCTACAAAAGTTTCAGCGTTCTAACCAAGGAACTTGTATGAATCAAGTACCACTTGTAAGAAAGGGTATCGAGGTAAAAACTGGTGATGTCCTCGCAGATGGGCCTTCGACTGAGAATGGTGAGATTGCTCTAGGGCGAAATGTATTAGCAGCTTTTATGCCTTGGGAAGGTTATAATTATGAGGACGCTATTTTAATTAGTGAAAAACTAGTTAAAGATGATACCTTCACATCAATTCATATTGAAGAATATGAAGCTGAAGCACGTGATGCTAAACTAGGTCCTGAAGAAATCACAAGAGACATTCCAAATGTAGGAGAAGACGCTCTTAAAAACTTAGATGAAAGAGGGATTATAAGGGTAGGCGCTGAAGTTAAATCTGGTGATATATTAGTAGGTAAAGTTACACCAAAAGGTGAAACGGAATTAACAGCTGAAGAGAGACTTTTAAGAGCTATCTTTGGTGAAAAAGCGCGTGAAGTTAGAGATACTTCACTTAAAGTTCCCCATGGTGAAAAAGGAATCGTTGTTGATGTTAAAGTATTTAACAGGGAAGATGGAGATGAATTACCACCAGGGGTAAACCAACTTGTTAGAGTTTATATTGCTCAGAAAAGAAAAATATCAGAAGGTGACAAAATGGCAGGTCGCCACGGTAACAAAGGTGTAATTGCAAAGATTCTTCCAGAAGAAGATATGCCTTTTTTACCTGATGGGACACCGCTTGAAATTGTATTGAGTCCTTTAGGTGTACCCTCACGTATGAACTTAGGACAGGTGCTTGAGGTTCATCTAGGCTGGGCAGCAAAGGCTTTAGGTATAAAAATGGCTACACCAGTGTTTGATGGTGCTAATGAAGAAGAAATAAGATCAGTATTAAAAGAGGCAGGGTTTTCTGCAAATGGTAAAACCACCTTAGTTGATGGTCGAACAGGAGAACCTTTTGATAACGAAGTGACAGTAGGGTATATGTATATGTTAAAGTTAGCACACCTAGTAGATGACAAAATCCATGCACGCTCAACAGGACCCTATTCACTTGTTACACAACAGCCTCTTGGAGGAAAAGCTCAATTTGGTGGCCAAAGATTTGGTGAAATGGAAGTTTGGGCCCTTGAAGCGTATGGTGCAGCTTACAGCTTACAAGAACTATTAACTGTAAAAAGTGACGATGTTTCTGGTCGTGTTAAAACATATGAATCAATTGTCAAGGGCGAAAATGTCCCAGAACCCGGGATACCTGAGTCATTTAAAGTTCTGATAAAAGAGCTACAAAGTTTAGGTATGGATGTTAGAGTTCTCAATGAGGAAGAAGGATTAGTTTCTGTTAAAGATGGTGAAGGAAATGAAGAAGTTGTATCTGTCGATGAGTTAAACCTAGACTTGAAAGATGTCACGGAAGATGTTGACGAATGA
- the rplL gene encoding 50S ribosomal protein L7/L12 yields the protein MSKVQEIMDIVKEMTVLELSELVKEMEEEFGVSAAAPAAAPAPAAGGDAGAAEAEQTEFDVVLNDAGQKKIQVIKTIKEATGIGLKEAKALADELPKAVKEKVSKEEAEDLKAKIEEAGGDVEIK from the coding sequence ATGTCTAAAGTACAAGAAATTATGGATATTGTAAAAGAAATGACTGTTTTAGAATTATCAGAACTGGTTAAGGAAATGGAAGAAGAATTTGGTGTTAGTGCTGCTGCACCTGCAGCTGCTCCAGCGCCTGCAGCAGGTGGAGATGCTGGTGCTGCTGAAGCTGAACAGACTGAATTTGATGTTGTATTAAACGATGCTGGACAGAAAAAGATCCAAGTTATCAAAACTATCAAAGAAGCTACTGGCATTGGTCTAAAAGAAGCTAAAGCTTTAGCTGATGAGCTACCAAAAGCAGTTAAAGAAAAAGTTAGTAAAGAAGAAGCTGAAGACTTAAAAGCTAAGATTGAAGAAGCTGGTGGAGATGTAGAAATTAAGTAA
- the rplJ gene encoding 50S ribosomal protein L10, giving the protein MKKTRQQKEQLVQELTEKLSNSQGAVLVDYRGLDVSQMEELRGKLREAEVDFKVVKNTLTKIAAEEVGIENLDSHLEGPIGIAFGFEDPVAPAKILNDFAKDNEELELKAGILEGSVIGEDKVKELAKLPSREELLGKVAGTFQAPITGFASTCQGVIRKFVYAVEAVRKEKEEAS; this is encoded by the coding sequence TTGAAAAAAACTCGGCAACAAAAAGAACAATTGGTACAAGAACTTACTGAAAAACTTTCTAATTCACAAGGTGCCGTACTAGTTGACTATCGTGGGCTTGATGTTTCCCAGATGGAAGAGCTTCGAGGAAAGTTAAGAGAAGCAGAAGTAGATTTCAAAGTAGTTAAAAATACATTGACTAAAATAGCCGCAGAAGAAGTGGGGATTGAAAATCTAGATAGTCACCTAGAAGGACCAATTGGAATTGCGTTTGGCTTTGAAGATCCAGTAGCCCCTGCTAAGATCTTGAATGACTTTGCTAAAGATAATGAAGAACTAGAGTTAAAAGCTGGAATTTTAGAGGGCTCTGTGATCGGTGAAGATAAAGTTAAAGAGCTTGCCAAACTACCTAGCCGAGAAGAACTACTTGGAAAAGTTGCAGGTACATTCCAGGCTCCTATTACTGGATTTGCAAGCACTTGCCAAGGAGTTATTCGCAAGTTTGTATATGCGGTTGAAGCTGTTCGCAAGGAGAAAGAAGAGGCAAGCTAA
- the rplA gene encoding 50S ribosomal protein L1: MANKRGKRYLELSEKIDRSTLYAPEEAFNLAKEVSKANFDETVEAACRLGVNPKYNDQQVRGAIVLPHGTGKSMKVVVFAKGEKAQEAENAGADVVGAEDLVSKVEEGFLDFDVAIATPDMMGLVGKLGRVLGPKGLMPNPKAGTVTNDVAKAVTDAKAGKVEFRVDRAGNVHVPIGKASFETEKLKENFEALMDAIIKARPAAAKGQYLKSVSVSTTMGPGIKINPQQVTG, translated from the coding sequence ATGGCCAATAAAAGAGGGAAAAGATATTTAGAACTATCTGAAAAGATAGATAGAAGCACTCTATATGCACCAGAAGAAGCGTTTAATTTAGCTAAAGAAGTAAGTAAGGCTAACTTTGATGAAACGGTTGAAGCTGCATGTAGATTGGGTGTTAATCCTAAATACAATGACCAGCAAGTTAGAGGTGCAATCGTCTTACCTCATGGAACCGGAAAATCAATGAAAGTTGTTGTGTTTGCAAAAGGTGAAAAAGCACAAGAAGCTGAAAACGCTGGTGCTGATGTAGTAGGTGCTGAAGATCTTGTGAGTAAGGTTGAAGAAGGCTTTCTAGATTTTGATGTTGCTATTGCCACTCCCGATATGATGGGTCTTGTAGGTAAACTAGGTCGAGTATTAGGGCCTAAAGGGTTAATGCCTAACCCGAAAGCAGGAACAGTTACCAATGATGTAGCAAAAGCTGTTACAGATGCTAAAGCTGGTAAAGTTGAGTTCAGAGTTGATCGTGCAGGTAATGTACATGTTCCTATTGGAAAAGCATCATTTGAAACTGAAAAGCTAAAAGAAAACTTTGAAGCTCTTATGGATGCTATTATTAAAGCAAGACCTGCTGCTGCAAAAGGGCAGTATTTGAAAAGCGTTTCAGTTTCTACTACGATGGGACCAGGTATCAAAATAAATCCTCAACAAGTGACTGGTTAA
- the rplK gene encoding 50S ribosomal protein L11 produces the protein MAKKVVQVIKLQIEAGKATPAPPVGPALGQHGVNIMSFCKEFNDKTANQAGMLIPVEISVYEDRSFTFITKTPPAAVLLKKAAGIDKASGEPNLNKVATVGKDKVKEIAEIKMQDMNAADLEAAMKMVEGTARSMGIVIEG, from the coding sequence ATGGCTAAAAAGGTTGTTCAAGTAATAAAGCTACAAATCGAAGCCGGGAAAGCGACGCCTGCTCCACCTGTTGGTCCTGCTTTAGGTCAGCATGGTGTTAATATAATGTCTTTTTGTAAAGAATTTAACGACAAAACTGCTAATCAAGCAGGTATGTTAATTCCGGTAGAGATCTCTGTTTACGAGGACCGCTCATTTACCTTTATCACTAAAACACCACCTGCTGCTGTTTTATTAAAGAAGGCTGCTGGTATTGATAAAGCTAGTGGTGAGCCTAATCTTAATAAAGTAGCAACAGTTGGTAAAGATAAAGTAAAAGAAATTGCAGAAATTAAAATGCAAGATATGAATGCAGCTGATTTAGAAGCAGCCATGAAAATGGTTGAAGGTACAGCTCGCAGTATGGGTATTGTTATCGAAGGTTAA
- the nusG gene encoding transcription termination/antitermination protein NusG encodes MENNWFVVHTYSGYENKVKTNLEKRVDSMGMNDKIFRVIVPTETQVNIKDGRRKEQEKKVFPGYVLVEMVLDDDSWYVVRNTPGVTGFVGSGTKPVPLSQDEVAGIMKQMGYEEPRKDVDLEVNDEVKILEGPFENFNGKIEEVYPDKEKIKVTVSMFGRETPVELDFDQVKQV; translated from the coding sequence ATGGAAAACAATTGGTTTGTAGTTCATACTTATTCTGGGTATGAAAACAAAGTTAAAACTAACTTAGAAAAAAGAGTCGACTCCATGGGTATGAACGACAAGATTTTCCGAGTGATAGTTCCTACTGAAACACAAGTTAACATTAAAGACGGTCGCAGAAAGGAACAAGAGAAAAAAGTTTTCCCAGGGTATGTATTAGTTGAAATGGTATTAGATGACGATTCATGGTATGTGGTTCGAAATACTCCAGGAGTGACAGGGTTTGTCGGTTCTGGCACTAAACCTGTACCCCTTAGCCAAGATGAAGTTGCAGGTATTATGAAACAGATGGGGTATGAAGAACCGAGAAAAGATGTTGACTTAGAAGTAAACGATGAAGTTAAGATTCTAGAAGGTCCATTTGAAAACTTTAATGGTAAAATTGAAGAGGTATATCCTGATAAAGAGAAAATTAAAGTGACTGTTTCTATGTTTGGTAGGGAGACGCCTGTAGAACTTGATTTTGACCAAGTTAAACAAGTGTAA
- the secE gene encoding preprotein translocase subunit SecE, with protein sequence MGFFQKAKKFLKETKSELKKVNWPNKQQLITYTGVVFMTVALVGVYFWILDTGFLGIIQLIIN encoded by the coding sequence ATGGGTTTCTTTCAGAAGGCTAAAAAGTTCTTAAAAGAAACAAAGTCCGAGCTGAAAAAAGTAAATTGGCCTAATAAGCAACAGTTGATAACATATACTGGTGTAGTATTTATGACTGTTGCATTAGTTGGTGTATATTTCTGGATCCTAGATACAGGATTCTTAGGTATAATTCAGCTTATAATCAACTAA
- the rpmG gene encoding 50S ribosomal protein L33, translating to MRVKITLECTECKQRNYKSYKNKQNDQDRVELNKYCRFCNRHTLHKETK from the coding sequence ATGCGAGTTAAAATAACTCTTGAGTGTACTGAATGCAAACAGAGAAATTACAAGAGCTATAAAAATAAACAGAACGATCAGGACAGAGTTGAATTGAACAAGTACTGTAGATTTTGCAATCGTCATACACTTCACAAAGAAACCAAATAA